In Deinococcus maricopensis DSM 21211, one genomic interval encodes:
- the recA gene encoding recombinase RecA, producing MDNDKMKAIQTAMSQIEKQFGKGSIMKLGAESKLDVQAVSTGSLSLDLALGVGGIPKGRITEIYGPESGGKTTLALSIIAQSQKAGGTCAFIDAEHALDPVYARALGVNTDELLVSQPDNGEQALEIMELLVRSGAIDVVVVDSVAALTPRAEIEGEMGDSLPGLQARLMSQALRKLTAVLSKTGTAAIFINQVREKIGVMYGNPETTTGGRALKFYSSVRLDVRKIGQPTKVGNDAVANTVKVKTVKNKVAAPFKEVELALVYGKGFDQLSDLVTLASDMDIIKKAGSFYSYGDERIGQGKEKAIAYIAERPEMEREIRERVLNAIREGRDNATLTNAPAAEATAEA from the coding sequence ATGGATAACGACAAAATGAAGGCCATTCAAACCGCGATGAGCCAGATCGAGAAGCAATTCGGCAAGGGCAGCATCATGAAGCTCGGCGCCGAAAGCAAACTCGACGTGCAGGCCGTCAGCACCGGTAGCCTCTCGCTCGACCTCGCGCTCGGCGTGGGCGGCATCCCCAAGGGCCGCATCACCGAAATCTACGGCCCGGAATCCGGCGGGAAGACCACCCTCGCGCTCAGCATCATCGCGCAGTCCCAGAAGGCCGGCGGCACCTGCGCCTTCATTGACGCCGAACACGCCCTCGACCCCGTGTACGCCCGCGCGCTCGGCGTGAACACCGACGAACTGCTCGTGTCCCAGCCGGACAACGGCGAGCAGGCGCTCGAAATCATGGAACTGCTCGTCCGCAGCGGCGCCATTGACGTCGTCGTCGTCGACAGCGTCGCCGCCCTCACGCCCCGCGCGGAAATCGAAGGCGAAATGGGCGACAGCCTCCCCGGCCTGCAGGCCCGCCTGATGAGCCAGGCGCTGCGCAAACTCACCGCGGTCCTCAGCAAGACCGGCACCGCCGCCATCTTCATCAACCAGGTCCGCGAGAAGATCGGCGTGATGTACGGCAACCCCGAAACCACCACGGGTGGCCGCGCGCTGAAGTTCTACTCCAGCGTCCGCCTGGACGTCCGCAAGATCGGCCAGCCCACCAAGGTCGGCAACGACGCCGTCGCCAACACCGTGAAGGTCAAGACCGTCAAGAACAAGGTCGCCGCGCCCTTCAAGGAAGTCGAACTGGCCCTCGTGTACGGCAAGGGCTTCGACCAGCTCAGCGACCTCGTCACGCTCGCCAGCGACATGGACATCATCAAGAAGGCCGGCAGCTTCTACAGCTACGGTGACGAACGCATCGGCCAGGGCAAGGAAAAAGCCATCGCCTACATCGCCGAACGCCCCGAAATGGAACGCGAAATCCGCGAGCGCGTTCTGAACGCCATCCGCGAAGGCCGCGACAACGCGACCCTCACGAACGCGCCCGCCGCCGAAGCGACCGCCGAAGCCTAA
- the rny gene encoding ribonuclease Y gives MSATIYVLIGLLIGVAVGGFVFFTLGRRQRAALDDAQQRAARAEADQIRADAETHARRVREEANSEAERLREVAQRMQLDAARRSQEAERQEAHANAQRDAAVQQTQREREALLADRAETKRERDELKREIERLNRRAEQLDARGEKLDALEEKLEREQERVLDELASIAERARQVDVRLMEVAGLTPEAARDLILGRLDAELEEEKAVRVRASIEKASAEAKRTARSIIAQAIQRSASETSAAMSVSVVPIPSDAMKGRLIGREGRNIRAFEALTGVDLIIDDTPEAVILSSFNPVRREVARHVLEGLVADGRIHPTRIEEMVHKAQDDMKAFMHNQGEEAAHEAGVLGVKPGLVQLLGRMYFRTSYGQNVLKHSVQVAHLTGIMAAELGLDDAMARRAGLMHDVGKSIDREIEGTHVEIGVSLAKRFGEPFEVIDAIAHHHDPENGETLYSVLVAAADAISAARPGARREELESYIKRLEQLESIAVSFPGVNQAYAIQAGREVRVIVQPEKVTDAQSTLLAREIAGRIEQDMEYPGQVQVTVVRESRAVEYAK, from the coding sequence ATGAGTGCAACGATCTACGTGTTGATCGGGCTCCTGATCGGTGTGGCGGTCGGGGGCTTCGTATTTTTCACGCTGGGCAGACGCCAGCGGGCCGCGCTGGATGACGCCCAGCAGCGGGCCGCGCGCGCGGAAGCGGACCAGATCCGCGCCGACGCCGAAACGCACGCACGCCGCGTGCGCGAAGAAGCGAACAGCGAAGCCGAACGTCTGCGCGAAGTCGCGCAGCGCATGCAACTCGACGCCGCACGCCGCTCTCAGGAAGCCGAACGTCAGGAAGCACACGCGAACGCGCAACGCGACGCCGCCGTGCAACAAACCCAGCGCGAACGCGAGGCGCTGCTCGCCGACCGCGCCGAAACCAAACGCGAACGCGACGAACTCAAACGCGAAATCGAACGCCTCAACCGCCGCGCCGAACAGCTCGACGCGCGCGGCGAGAAACTCGACGCGCTCGAAGAGAAACTCGAACGCGAACAGGAACGCGTCCTCGACGAACTCGCCAGCATCGCCGAACGCGCACGCCAGGTGGACGTGCGTCTCATGGAAGTCGCCGGTCTCACCCCCGAAGCGGCGCGCGACCTGATCCTCGGCCGCCTCGACGCGGAACTCGAAGAGGAAAAGGCCGTGCGCGTGCGCGCCAGCATCGAGAAGGCCAGCGCCGAAGCGAAACGCACCGCGCGCAGCATCATCGCGCAGGCCATCCAGCGCAGCGCCAGCGAAACCAGCGCCGCCATGAGCGTCTCGGTGGTGCCCATCCCCTCCGACGCCATGAAAGGCCGCCTGATCGGCCGCGAAGGCCGCAACATCCGCGCGTTCGAAGCGCTCACCGGCGTGGACCTCATCATTGACGACACGCCCGAAGCGGTGATCCTCAGCAGCTTCAACCCGGTGCGCCGCGAAGTCGCGCGGCACGTCCTCGAAGGCCTCGTCGCGGACGGCCGCATCCACCCCACCCGCATCGAGGAAATGGTCCACAAGGCCCAGGACGACATGAAGGCGTTCATGCACAACCAGGGTGAGGAAGCCGCGCACGAAGCCGGCGTCCTTGGCGTGAAGCCCGGCCTGGTGCAGCTCCTGGGCCGCATGTACTTCCGCACCAGCTACGGCCAGAACGTCCTCAAGCACAGCGTGCAGGTTGCGCACCTCACTGGCATCATGGCCGCCGAACTGGGCCTGGACGACGCCATGGCGCGCCGCGCCGGCCTGATGCACGACGTCGGCAAAAGCATCGACCGCGAGATCGAGGGCACGCACGTTGAGATCGGCGTCAGCCTCGCGAAACGCTTCGGCGAGCCGTTCGAAGTCATTGACGCCATCGCGCACCACCACGACCCGGAAAACGGCGAGACGCTCTACAGCGTCCTCGTGGCCGCCGCGGACGCCATCAGCGCCGCCCGCCCCGGCGCACGCCGCGAGGAACTCGAAAGTTACATCAAACGCCTCGAGCAGCTGGAAAGCATCGCCGTGAGCTTCCCCGGCGTCAACCAGGCGTACGCCATCCAGGCGGGCCGCGAGGTGCGCGTCATCGTGCAGCCGGAAAAGGTCACGGACGCGCAGTCCACGCTGCTCGCCCGCGAAATCGCCGGCCGCATCGAGCAGGACATGGAGTACCCCGGCCAGGTGCAGGTCACGGTCGTGCGCGAAAGCCGCGCCGTCGAATACGCGAAGTAA